Sequence from the Christiangramia fulva genome:
ACACAACATTAACAGTAAAACCATCAGTCAAACCGATTATTTTCCTGTTTTGAGAAAACCTTTATAGGTCTCTTCCGATTCAAAATAAGCCACCTTCCCTTGCTGATTCAACAGCACTATAAAAGCCTGGGATTTGTCTACTTTTTTTCCTGTAGCCAGATCGGTAGTCTGCCTTGCACTCTCTTTGTTATTCAAGGCTTCCACGCACATATTACAACATCCGTAATACATCTTACCATTAACTTCAACCGGGATCTGAGGTTTGCCCATATAGGCATCATTTACCATACAAACCAGCTCCGAAGACACCTGCTCCCCGACCTTAATAGTTTTGTCAGCCGGCAAGACAGTGGTTTCAGCAATCGGTTTCTTTTTTTCAGCGCTTTGATTACAGCTTGTAAACATTACAAAACTTAGCAGAAGCACTCCGAGAATTTTAATTTTGGCTTTCATAGTTTTTGTGCCTGCCGATGGGCGGAATGACCTTGGGGGAGATCATTCCACCCATAGAATGCAGGACTTTATTACTATTCAATAGTTTCCTTTACCATTCCGCAGCCGGGCATTTTAGCGCCCATGAACGGATTACGGATGTTCTTTTCATTAGAAAGCCAGTAGGCTCCTTCGCTGTTGTTCGCCATTGGGCAGAACTCCATATATACTGCGCCCATGGAGAGCTTTCCTCCTTTAATCAGTTTGCTCATTTCAAGGCTCAAATCGGCAAAGGCTTTTCGTTGAGCCTTTAGATCTCCGGCTGACTGTACTTTAGAGGCCGCTGTCCTGGCAGCTTCAGAGTTATCTACCCCGGCCAGGGATTTGTCAAGTTCTGCTGAGGCTTTAGAAGCATCTTCAACATTTGAAGCAAACAACGCCTCTTTGACATCGATATAATTTGAATACGCATTTCCTAAAGCCTGGTCTTTGAACATAGGTTTGGATTGCATTTCTCCCTTTTCGGAAGAATTATGGTCATGATGTTGTGCAAACGCTCCCGTACTTAATAAAGCTATTGAGAGTACTGTGATGATCTTTTTCATTTTTCTAATATTTAAGGTTTAACATAAAGGCATATTCGCCTTATTCTTTTATTTAATTACAGATTTAACTTCTCCGCAGGTCGACATAGCCTGCCCGTAGTAAGGATTTTTGATCTCTTCGGAAAGGCTCATCCAGTAGGCCCCTTTGTTACTATTGGCCATTGGGCAAAAATCCACATACAGCTTCATCTTTCCGGGACCATAGGCTTCAGCCGTTTTGATCAGTGCCTGGGAGATGTAGATAAAATTTTCACGGGCTGCAGCAAGATCTTTCGCCTGCATAGAAAGTTTCGCGTGTTTGATCAGAAACTTCTTTTTCTCCTGCCAGAATGCCTGTGCTTTTCCCTCCAATGAATTTTCATCGGCAGCCTCTACCGCAGCCAGGAGTTTGGAACTGTCGTCCTTCACGTCTTTATCCTGGGCGAGAGCTTCCTTAAGATCGAGGTAAGCAGATAAAACTTTATCCAGTTGTTTCCTGAAATCAGCAGAAGCCTGTTTCTTAAAATCATAGGTTTCATCTTCATCCAGGAATTCTTTGGTCTCAGTTTGGGTACTCTGAACCTTCTTCTCCCCCATATCCATTCCTGGCATGGAGCCTGCTCCTGAATTTCCTTCCGGACTCATCATGCTGGCCTTACCCTGAAGCTGTGCGGCAGCATCAATTTTGAAGGCCCCGTTGGTCACCACCTCTTCACCTTCTTCCAGGCCACTGTTCACCAGGTAATAATCTCCGGCTTCAGGACCAAGTTCTATTTCCCTGAACTCGAAAACAGGTTTTTCGGTCTCGGGTTTTTTCACATAGACCACGGCTCTTTTGCCGGTCCAGAGAACAGCCGATTTCGGGATGGTGAGCGCATTCTTCATATTCGAGATATCTGCCTGCACGATTCCCTGGGTAAACATTCCAGGTTTTAAAAGTCCGTCGGGATTCTGCAGTTCGGTTCTAACTTGAGCTACACGGGTACCAGGATTGATCACAGGATCGATGAAAGTTACCTTGCTTTCAAAGGTTCTTCCCGGAACCGATTTTACAGTGAATTTGATCTTATCGCCTTCTTTTACCCAGGCAAGGTCATTTTCATAGGCATCAAATAGTACCCATACCTTATTCAGATTAGATACCTGGAAAAGAGCCTGACCTTCTTTGAGATAATCACCAACTTCCACTTTTTTCTCCAACACGGTTCCCGATTGTTTGGAACGGATGTCAAAATAGTAGACAGGATCACGACTTTCCAGAATGTTGTTGATCTGGCTTTCGGTAAGGTCCCATAACTTTAATTTATTGACTGCCGCCGAATAAAAACTTGGGTTCGATTCCTTGAACTTGGCAGCTTCAAACAATTCTTTCTGTGCGGTCACCAGGGCTGGCGAATATACCGAAGCCAGTCTCTGGCCTCTTGCCACTTCCTGACCGGTGAAATTCACATACAGCTTTTCAACACGACCTGGGAAACGGGAAGTAACCGATTCTACCAAACGTTCGTCTGCCTCTACTTTACCAGGCATGTAAATGGTCTTTTCTGGGGCCTGGCGGGTCACCACAGAAGTCTGTATATTTCCAAGCTGCACGGCAGCCTCGGTCATTTCAGTCTGGAAATTACCTACGGCGCCACTACCCCTGTTGGAGTCTTTTAAGGGAATGAGTTCCATTCCGCAAATTGGACAATTCCCGGGTTCGGTTTCCCTGATCTGCGGGTGCATAGAGCAGGTCCAAAGGGTTTCTTCGCTTTCGTGGTCATGAGTGGCCACGGCGGTTTCTTCCTTTGGTGCCTCATCGCTGCCTCCAAAGAAAAGCGAGCCTAATATCATTCCGAACAGAAGCAGCGCGACCCCTGCGATGATATTTCGTTTATTTGATTCTATACTTTTCATTTTATTTACCCATTAAATAATTAATACTATAAACTATATTGTTGAGGTCTACGCGAGCCCTGGCTTCTTCAAGACGATAATTAAGCACCTTTCTTTCCATTCGAAGAATTTCCTCAAAATCCATTTCCCCATTGGTGAACTGGGTTTGCAAAAGATCCCGGGAGCGGGTAGAGATATCTGAAAGATTCGCATTAAGCTCAACCCGTCTCATCGCGTCCCGATATTGCTGATATAAACTTTCAACAGTGGTCTTAAGACTATTGGTCATATCTTCTTTACGCAGGCTTGCAGCTTCTTTTTTCAGGGAAGCTTCGCGACGCATAGCCTTATATTTTCCGCTGTAAAGAGGAATACTGATCCCGACCTGTGGAAATACCAGCGCATCCTTACCATTATCGGGAAGGTCCATATCTGTTCGCGGGGCGATATTGATATAGTTCACTCCCAGGTTAAAACTTGGCAGTCCCATTTTTTTAGCTACTTCTTCCTGGTTAGCCATCGCCTCTACCTCATGCTCCAGTTTTTTAAGCCTCGGACTGTTAACCAGAACAGAGTCTACCAGGGTTTCCTTTTCATACATGACAGTTTTCACCTGCAGGGTATCGGGAAAGGCAATGGAATCGGGAAGATCGGTATTCAACAGGCTGGCGAATTTTGCTTTAAGCGGAAGCTTTTTATCTTCCAGTAAACTAAGCTTATCCCTTAATTCCTGTTCTTCCATTTCTACCCTGAGAACACTTACAAACCCGGTCCTTCCACCTTCAAAATTCACGCGGGCGAGTTCCTTAAAAGAAGCAAGAATGTCCAGGTTTTCGCGGGTAATATCGATCGCTTTGTCAAGATAATACAGTTCATCGTAGGTGGTTCCCACATCTCGGTACAGTTGCAATTTCACATCTTCAAAAGCTTCATATTTAGCCTTTGCCATTTGAGTAGCGACATCTTTCTTGGCACTTAGAGTCCCAAACCAGGGAAACATCTGAGAAACCGAGGTATTAAAGCGTTGTGCTCCAAGCCTTGTTTCAACGGGCTGAAGAAAGATCCCGAAAGCCAGGGTTGGATCGGGTAAAGCACCTACCTGTGGCACCTGTTCCATGGCCGCCATATATTCGTTGAAAGTAGCCTTGAGTTCAGGGTTATTCTCCCCGGCCAGTTTCATATATTCCTGCACGGGCTCCTGGGCAAAGACCACATTACCGGACACTAATCCGACCGCAAGCAGCATAAGCTTTAAAAGGCTGTTTCTGATATTTTTATTATTTAGTTTCATCGATTCTTGGATTGTTGTTCGACTTTTTCCATTTCTTTTCCTGCCACATGCTGTAAAGCACAGGAACTATGAACATCGTCATCACCTGTATCAGCATTCCGCCAAAACTCGGGATCGCCATAGGGATCATGATATCGGCTCCTTTTCCTGTTGATGTTAGCACCGGTAAAAGCGCGATCACTGCAACAGAGGCGGTCATCATGGCCGGCCTAACCCGTTGCTGTCCCGCATGAAGCACCGAAGTCCGTATTTCGGAAATACTGTCAGGGCGTTCCTTATCGAAGACCTGCTTTAGGTACGTTCCCATAATCACCCCGTCATCGGTAGCAATTCCGAAGAGGGCTATAAAGCCGACCCAGACCGCGACACTCAGGTTCACCGTGCCCATCTGGAAGATATCCCGCATATTCTCCCCGAAAACCGAGAAGTTGAGGAACCATTCCTGGCCGTAAAGCCACAGCATGATAAAACCACCTGAAAAGGCTACAAATACTCCAGAAAAGACCATAAAGGTGGTCTGAAGATTTCCAAACTGGAAGTACAGAATGAGCAAAATCATTATTAATGAGATCGGGATCACGATCGAAAGCCTTTTGGTAGCCCTGATCTGGTTTTCGTAGTTTCCGGCAAATTTAAAGTTCACCGAAGGCGGAATGTTCAGTTCTCCGCTGTCGATCTTCGCCTGGATAAAACGCTTGGCCTGCTCGACAACTTTAACTTCAGAATAGCCATCGTTTTTATCGAATATCACGTAACTGTCGAGGAACGTATCCTCACTCTTAATGGACTGCGGCCCCTGACGATAAGTAATATCGGCAAGTTCTTCCAAAGGCACCTGTGTTCCCACTGGAGTTGGAATAAGAATGTCCTTGACATCTTCGGGGTTATCGCGGTATTCCCGGGCATAACGAACCCTCACCGGATATCTTTCGCGACCTTCCACAGTTGTAGTGAGTGTATTCCCACCTACGGCACTACCAATAAACATTTGCATGTCTTCGATCGAAAGGCCGTAACGGGCGATCGCCTTGCGGTCAATATCGATCTCGAGGTAAGGTTTTCCTACCACCCTGTCGGCAAAGACCGAAGAAGATTTCACTGAAGGCACTTCCTGCAGCACTTTTTCAAGATCAAGCCCAACCCGTTCGATAGTTTCAAGATCAGGACCAAAAACCTTCAATCCCATAGGCGCTCTCATCCCGGTTTGAAGCATGATGAGGCGGGTTTGTATAGGCTGAAGTTTTGGTGCCGAGGTAAGCCCCGGGATGTTCTGGGTAGTCTGCACAATTTCATTCCAGATATCATCGGTATTTTTGATCTCTGGTCGCCATTGCCTGAAGTATTCACCATCAGCATCGGGAATGAGCTTTTCGGTGTCAAAACCGGCCAAATTATCCTTGCCGGGAGCAAATGTACCGCCGCCTTTCAGCATAAATTCCTCATCATCGTTCACTTTGAATCTTTGGCGATGACCGTCTTCATCAAGCGCATATTCCGGCACATACTGAATGATATTTTCATACATCGAAATTGGCGCTGGATCAAGGGCTGATTTCGCACGTCCCCATTTACCTACTACCATTTTCACTTCAGGGATCGAATTTACCCGCTGGTCGAGAAGACTAATCACTTCCCTGTTTTCTTCCACTCCGGAGTGCGGCATTGTGGTAGGCATCAATAAGAAAGAACCTTCATCTAAAGGAGGCATAAATTCTTCTCCCAGACCCGGGAATCTCTTACTGGCCGATTGCCAGAAAGAAGTTTGCCTAAGCTGAATTCCGACCGCATTTCCACCATCAGCGACAAATCCGAAGATCCCGTCAAAGCCTTTCCAGGACATCATCCCGATAAAGAAGACCACGATAGGGATTGCCAGGAATTTCCACTTATTGGCAAGACACCATCTTAAAATTGGCGAATAATAGTGCACTACCAGCAGAAGCGTGCCAAGAATAAGCGCAAGCACGAAGACCACAAAAATGAAGTTCAAAACACCGCTGTGAGCCGCACCTAATGGCAGCCATTCGATGGCCAGAAAATAAGTTACGGTCACTACCGCAATTCCCAGCGTGATCCAGCCGGAGTATTTTTTATGCTCGGGTTTTAGATAATCTTTTGCCAAATTATTGGCGGCGATAGCAATGAACACCAGTCCTGCCCATACCACGTGGAAGATCATGATATAAAGTCCGATCACGATCAGGGCGATATTCCATATTTTCTGTGACTTTTTCTTTCCGAATTTCACCGAAAAGATCCAGTAAGCGAAGGAAGGGATAATAATAAGTCCCAGGAGCAATGCCGCCAGAAGGGCGAAAGTCTTAGTAAAAGCCAACGGACGGAACAGTTTTCCTTCAGCAGCCTGCATGGCAAATACCGGAAGGAAACTGATCACCGTGGTCGCCAGAGCGGTCATCACCGCGGAAGCTACTTCCACCGTACTTTCATAGACCAACTCAAGCAGACGTTTACCCCTGGCGCCTATATTATTTGGCATTTCGAGATGCCGTATGATATTTTCCGTGAAGATGATCCCCACATCCACCATCACTCCAATAGCGATAGCGATCCCTGAAAGGGCCACCACGTTTGCAGGAATCCCGGCGTAACGCATCACGATAAAGGTCATGAGCACTCCCACCGGTAGTAAACTCGAGATGATAATGGACGCCCTTAAGTTCATAACCAGGATGAGCACCACCAAAATACTGATAAGCACCTCATGACTCAAGGCAGACTCCAGTGTTCCCAGGGTTTCATTGATAAGTCCGGAACGGTCGTAGAAAGGTACAATGGTCACTTTTGAAACCGTGCCGTCTTTAAGAGTTTTGGAAGGAAGTCCGGGTGAGATCTCCTCGATCTTCTTTTTCACATTTTCGATCACCTGCATGGGGTTGGAGCCATAACGGGCAACCACCACTCCACCTACAGCTTCAGAACCTGATTTATCCAGACCGCCACGACGGGTCGCTGGACCATAAGAGACGCGGGCCACATCCTTGATACGAATAGGCGTGTTGTCTTTCACAGCAACCACCGACTCGCGGAGATCATCGAGGTCTTTAATATATCCCAGACTCCTAACAATATATTCAGCTTTGTTAAACTCGATAGTACGGGCACCAATATCAAGGTTACTTTGTTTTACCGCCTTCATGATCTGGGCGACATTCACATTATTGGCCTTCATGGCATCGGGATCGATATCAACCTGGTATTCCTTTACGAATCCGCCAATTGGAGAGACTTCAGATACCCCTCCGGCAGCCGTGAGGCCGTAACCCACATAGAAATCCTGAATGGATCGCAATTCCTGAGGATCCCAGCCGCCATTAGGTTCGCCTGTTTTGGGGTTCCTTCCTTCAAGAGTATACCAGTAAACCTGACCAAGAGCAGTAGCATCTGGCCCCAATGCTGGTTGTACCGCATCGGGAATGGTTCCCTGAGGCAAAGAATTGAGTTTTTCAAGAACCCGCGAACGACTCCAGTAAAATTCAACATCTTCTTCGAAAATGATATAGATCACCGAAAGGCCAAAAATTGAATTACTACGAATGGTTTTCACGCCGGGCACTCCTAAAAGAGCCGTGGTAAGCGGATAGGTGATCTGATCTTCCACATCCTGCGGGGAGCGGCCCATCCATTCGGTGAACACGATCTGCTGGTTTTCACCGAGGTCGGGAATCGCATCAACCGGTACTCTATCCCGCGGAATGATACCTGTGTCCCAATTGAAGGGAGCGGTCACAATTCCCCAGACAATAAAGATGAACAGGGTTAATACGGTGATAAGTTTGTTCTCTAAAAAGAACCTGATAATTTTATTAAGCATGGAAATGATTATTAAACAATTGCAATACTTGTTGAAAATTCAACATAGAACTATGACTACAGGAGGTCCTGCAATCAAACCGGCAAATTGTTTAAATAATCAAATAAGGAAAACCTGGTCTTCCAGCTGTATATCACTAACTATGAGTGGCGGAGAGTAGTCGTCGAAAGGTACGATCTGTTTCTTTTCAGGCAGAAACAGATTGAAATAAGTAAAAACAAAGCTTGCTATAAAAGCCTGTTGCGGCATATCGGGTGTAGAAAAACCATGTTTCAGGTCTTTTTGCCCTTTAACAGCGAACTGTTTGTCGCTGCAGCCATCCTTTTTCATATCAGGGTGATCTGAAAACTTCCCGGCCTGCATAGAATCCATACCACAGGATTTAGCTTTTGAGAAAACAGCAGCGTCTACAAGAAAATCGCCACAATAGTGTTTCTGCACCGTAAAGGAGAAGGTTGACAGCAATACCAGGAAGGCCATCAGGACAGAAACTCTATTTAGAAAAGCTTTTTTCATTGCAAGCAAAAATAAAGAATATTTTTGAAATTTTCAGAAAACAGCATTTTGGCTGGTATCTGGAACCAAAATTACACATTGATTCTCAACGGCACTTTTAAATTTTTCGGAAAAAATTTCACTTCTCTAAAATACTTTTCAAAAACTTTAGCAGATTAAGACAAACATGATTTTGCTCATAGTTTAGAAGCTAAAGCTATTCTACATTCAGCTGCTTTAAAGCCGGAATACAAATCTTAAAATATAAAATCATGCACTATTCAGATGGAAACTTTTACGGAATGCATTTTATATGGTGGTTATTCTGGATCGCCGTGGTGGTTTGGTTTATTGTTGCCATTTCCCGAAAAAAACCGGAAACCAAAAGAGAAACGCCACTTGAGATTCTTCAGAAGAGATATGCAAATGGAGAAATAAGCAGGGAAGAATACGAAGCAACCAAAAAAGACCTTCTCAAATAGCAGGATTATATAAATACCAAATCATTATGAAAAATTTCAAAACATTCTGGTTATTGAGCTTTCTCATACCACTATTAATTTCATGTTCAAAGGAAGAAGCTATTGACCAGTCCATCGAAGGCAGCTATGTTGGCTACTTAAGTGCTATAGACGCACAGGCAATAAGCCCAGTAGAAGCTCAGGCAGATGTCCAGATCGTTGAAGATCACCTCGTAGAAATACACTGCTATAGCGAGTCTTTAGATACCATCGTCAGGCTTAACTATTATGCAAATAATGAAGATTATATGCTCTGCCTTAGCGGAGATGATTTTGAACATGAGTATGGCCACGCTATGTCCCATGAAAATATGCCTTCTAATATGATGGGCGAAACGGAATGGAGGTATCATCTGGAAAATGAGCACTCAGAAGGCGACGAACATTTTGGAAAATTTGGAATGGCTGATCATTCTTTTGAATGTCTTTTCGAGATAAATCACCAGGATCAATCTTACGAACTACATTTTCAGGGAGTTAAACAGTAAAATAACCAGGAAATTCTTCATAATTAAACCTGTAAATGATTAATTTTAAATCACTTACAAAATATTTATTATGGAGAAGAAAAAAATCATTGCAGTTGTGGGAGCAACAGGCTCCCAGGGTAGCGGACTCGTTCATGCTATTCTGAACGATCAAAACGGTGAATTCAGGGTGAGAGCCATTACCCGGAACGCGACTTCAGACAAAGCAAAGGAACTGGAAAAGCTCGGCGCCGAAATTGTAGAGGCCGATGTTGCCGATGAAAAAAGTTTAATCGAGGCCTTCCAGGGGGCTTATGGCGCGTATTGCGTCACTTTTTTCTGGGAACATTTTTCCCCTGAAAAGGAAAAAGCACATGCCAAAAATATGGCAGAAGCTGCTAAAAAGGCAGATCTCAAACATGTTATCTGGTCGACCCTGGAAGACACCCGTAAATTCATTCCTCTTGATGACGACAGGATGCCCACTTTAATGGAGCATTATAAAGTTCCACATTTTGATGCTAAGGGGGAATCAGACAAACTCTTTGTGAATAGTGGTGTTCCTTATACGCTACTCCTCACCTCCTTTTACTGGGACAACTTCATCAACTTCGGAATGGGGCCGCAGAAAGATGAAAATGGCGAATTGGCCATTACGCTACCTTTAGGAGATAAAAAGTTACCGGGCATTGCTGCCGAAGATATTGGAAAAGCGGCTTACGGAATCTTTAAAGCCGGGAAAACCTATCAGGGAAAAACCGTGGGAATCGCAGGTGAAAAACTAACCGGACAGGAAATGGCCGATAAATTTTCGAAGGTTCTAGGCAAAAAGGTAAAATATAATGCGATACCGGCTTCGGTTTATCGTTCGTTTGATTTTCCAGGCGCTGATGATCTGGGAAATATGTTTAAGTTTAATGCCGATTTCGCCCATGAATTCGGAAAAGTTCGAGATATCGAGCACACTCGAAAACTCAATCCCGACCTGATGACTTTTGAAGATTGGCTTCAGAAAAACAAGGAAAAACTGAAGTAATCATTTATAGCTACGCAACCTGTAGTAATAAAAAGCGGGTAAAAGGATCAGGATAAAAAGCGGATGTATAAGAAAACGCCTTACGTAAAATAATGCGAGGTAATGCTCATGCTCAATATTGATCAATAAAAAGGTGAAAACAATAAAACCAGCTACCAGAAGAATTGCATACAAAAGCGCAGAAAATCGAAGGATCTGAATATCGCGAAAGGCCAGATAGATAATCGCAAGGGAAATAAGCGTATTCAGCATAAACCTGATAAAAAGGTTAAGCAATAATTTTCCCAGATGGTATTCGGGAATTTCGCCAAGGAGGTAATCAGATTTAAAAAAACGGATCAACGGATCGTAAAAAAGCCCGTCCTCGAAGAGTCGGATAGCCGCAAGACATAAAACCAGCGCTCCAATCTGAACGATCCTGTATCTTCTCTTTACTTTCTTTTCCATCGCGAATAGATTCTAACCCAGATGACCCACAGAATAAAGACTGTTCCGTAAATAGCCAGCGGAAAAAAGATGGAATGAAGATAGCCAGAATACTGCGGATATTCATACAAACCGATCGCCAGAATGACGATCCGAAGAATATTAATGCAGTAAATGATGACGGCACCCGCAAAAATATAAAGCAGGGTTTTAGTTGGTTTTCCGAAGAAAGCGAGAACGAAGGAGACAAAGAGAATAATGACACTTGCCGAATTGCAGCCTTCAACGATTCCGGCTACAAAATAATCATCGATCATCAGTTTCATGGAAAGCCCGGAAGGATGCATAACCACGTTTTCATTGTAACCAAGACTGCCAAGCACCTCCCCACTTTGTTCGGCGACTAAACGAGTTAAAGGATCGGGAACCGGGTGCGGGCCTTCAAAAAGAAGAAGGTAGCCGTTATAAATGCTAAAAAGAATAAGATAACTGCCAAGAAACACGAAAATAAAGCGTAATACAAGCTGATATTTCTTGAAAAGTTGAAGCAAATTGCAGACGTGTTTTTAACAAATTTATGGATTTAGAAGCCTCTCTAGAGCCAATTTTTAAATACTTTTGCACTAAAGATTGTTAATTATGACCTTTCATCAACTAAGACCACAGATAGAAGAAATTTTAGGAAAAGACAGTTTAACCGCTGATGAACGTATACAAAAGGTTTGCGACCTTCTTCAAACCTCGGTTCCTTATTATGACTGGGTTGGATTCTATTTCAAAAATGGTGATAAGGAAGAATTGAAATTAGGAAAATATGCCGGCGAACCTACCGATCACGAGATCATTCCGTTTGGCAAAGGCATCTGCGGACAAGTGGCTGTTTCTAATAAAAATTTCGTGGTTCCCGATGTAAAGGCTCAAAACAATTACATTGCCTGCAGTATACACGTTAAGGCTGAAATTGTTGTTCCGTTATTTAAAAATGGAGAGAATATAGGTCAGATAGACATCGATAGTCATACCGAAGATCCTTTCTCACATGAAGACGAAGTTTTTCTTGAATGGGTAAATGAAAGAGTTGCCGAAATTCTTTAAATCCCGGAAGCCTTCTAATAAATCATGTTTAGTTTAAACCTGTAGAAGAATCAGCAGGATTAGGAACACTAAAAATCCTACAAACTGAAGTATTGAATTAAGGTAATTTTTTTCAATCTTGTCACCCATCGCGTCGTCATTATTTTTCCAAATATAACGAAGCCAATGCCTGATAATAAGATATTTAACTAACTTTAAATCTTGAGAAAAGAATTTAAGAAAGTCTTATGCTTTTTTCTTAAAAATGCTTAGCTCCAATTTGGAAAAAGAATAAAAAGTTCTTTCGATCCATATCAACAACCCAACATAAAATGAAGGTTATTTTAAAATCTACGATTACATGCCC
This genomic interval carries:
- a CDS encoding exosortase F system-associated membrane protein, producing MEKKVKRRYRIVQIGALVLCLAAIRLFEDGLFYDPLIRFFKSDYLLGEIPEYHLGKLLLNLFIRFMLNTLISLAIIYLAFRDIQILRFSALLYAILLVAGFIVFTFLLINIEHEHYLALFYVRRFLIHPLFILILLPAFYYYRLRSYK
- a CDS encoding DUF3347 domain-containing protein, which translates into the protein MKKIITVLSIALLSTGAFAQHHDHNSSEKGEMQSKPMFKDQALGNAYSNYIDVKEALFASNVEDASKASAELDKSLAGVDNSEAARTAASKVQSAGDLKAQRKAFADLSLEMSKLIKGGKLSMGAVYMEFCPMANNSEGAYWLSNEKNIRNPFMGAKMPGCGMVKETIE
- a CDS encoding HYC_CC_PP family protein, with the translated sequence MKKAFLNRVSVLMAFLVLLSTFSFTVQKHYCGDFLVDAAVFSKAKSCGMDSMQAGKFSDHPDMKKDGCSDKQFAVKGQKDLKHGFSTPDMPQQAFIASFVFTYFNLFLPEKKQIVPFDDYSPPLIVSDIQLEDQVFLI
- a CDS encoding TolC family protein translates to MKLNNKNIRNSLLKLMLLAVGLVSGNVVFAQEPVQEYMKLAGENNPELKATFNEYMAAMEQVPQVGALPDPTLAFGIFLQPVETRLGAQRFNTSVSQMFPWFGTLSAKKDVATQMAKAKYEAFEDVKLQLYRDVGTTYDELYYLDKAIDITRENLDILASFKELARVNFEGGRTGFVSVLRVEMEEQELRDKLSLLEDKKLPLKAKFASLLNTDLPDSIAFPDTLQVKTVMYEKETLVDSVLVNSPRLKKLEHEVEAMANQEEVAKKMGLPSFNLGVNYINIAPRTDMDLPDNGKDALVFPQVGISIPLYSGKYKAMRREASLKKEAASLRKEDMTNSLKTTVESLYQQYRDAMRRVELNANLSDISTRSRDLLQTQFTNGEMDFEEILRMERKVLNYRLEEARARVDLNNIVYSINYLMGK
- a CDS encoding efflux RND transporter periplasmic adaptor subunit, which produces MKSIESNKRNIIAGVALLLFGMILGSLFFGGSDEAPKEETAVATHDHESEETLWTCSMHPQIRETEPGNCPICGMELIPLKDSNRGSGAVGNFQTEMTEAAVQLGNIQTSVVTRQAPEKTIYMPGKVEADERLVESVTSRFPGRVEKLYVNFTGQEVARGQRLASVYSPALVTAQKELFEAAKFKESNPSFYSAAVNKLKLWDLTESQINNILESRDPVYYFDIRSKQSGTVLEKKVEVGDYLKEGQALFQVSNLNKVWVLFDAYENDLAWVKEGDKIKFTVKSVPGRTFESKVTFIDPVINPGTRVAQVRTELQNPDGLLKPGMFTQGIVQADISNMKNALTIPKSAVLWTGKRAVVYVKKPETEKPVFEFREIELGPEAGDYYLVNSGLEEGEEVVTNGAFKIDAAAQLQGKASMMSPEGNSGAGSMPGMDMGEKKVQSTQTETKEFLDEDETYDFKKQASADFRKQLDKVLSAYLDLKEALAQDKDVKDDSSKLLAAVEAADENSLEGKAQAFWQEKKKFLIKHAKLSMQAKDLAAARENFIYISQALIKTAEAYGPGKMKLYVDFCPMANSNKGAYWMSLSEEIKNPYYGQAMSTCGEVKSVIK
- a CDS encoding efflux RND transporter permease subunit: MLNKIIRFFLENKLITVLTLFIFIVWGIVTAPFNWDTGIIPRDRVPVDAIPDLGENQQIVFTEWMGRSPQDVEDQITYPLTTALLGVPGVKTIRSNSIFGLSVIYIIFEEDVEFYWSRSRVLEKLNSLPQGTIPDAVQPALGPDATALGQVYWYTLEGRNPKTGEPNGGWDPQELRSIQDFYVGYGLTAAGGVSEVSPIGGFVKEYQVDIDPDAMKANNVNVAQIMKAVKQSNLDIGARTIEFNKAEYIVRSLGYIKDLDDLRESVVAVKDNTPIRIKDVARVSYGPATRRGGLDKSGSEAVGGVVVARYGSNPMQVIENVKKKIEEISPGLPSKTLKDGTVSKVTIVPFYDRSGLINETLGTLESALSHEVLISILVVLILVMNLRASIIISSLLPVGVLMTFIVMRYAGIPANVVALSGIAIAIGVMVDVGIIFTENIIRHLEMPNNIGARGKRLLELVYESTVEVASAVMTALATTVISFLPVFAMQAAEGKLFRPLAFTKTFALLAALLLGLIIIPSFAYWIFSVKFGKKKSQKIWNIALIVIGLYIMIFHVVWAGLVFIAIAANNLAKDYLKPEHKKYSGWITLGIAVVTVTYFLAIEWLPLGAAHSGVLNFIFVVFVLALILGTLLLVVHYYSPILRWCLANKWKFLAIPIVVFFIGMMSWKGFDGIFGFVADGGNAVGIQLRQTSFWQSASKRFPGLGEEFMPPLDEGSFLLMPTTMPHSGVEENREVISLLDQRVNSIPEVKMVVGKWGRAKSALDPAPISMYENIIQYVPEYALDEDGHRQRFKVNDDEEFMLKGGGTFAPGKDNLAGFDTEKLIPDADGEYFRQWRPEIKNTDDIWNEIVQTTQNIPGLTSAPKLQPIQTRLIMLQTGMRAPMGLKVFGPDLETIERVGLDLEKVLQEVPSVKSSSVFADRVVGKPYLEIDIDRKAIARYGLSIEDMQMFIGSAVGGNTLTTTVEGRERYPVRVRYAREYRDNPEDVKDILIPTPVGTQVPLEELADITYRQGPQSIKSEDTFLDSYVIFDKNDGYSEVKVVEQAKRFIQAKIDSGELNIPPSVNFKFAGNYENQIRATKRLSIVIPISLIMILLILYFQFGNLQTTFMVFSGVFVAFSGGFIMLWLYGQEWFLNFSVFGENMRDIFQMGTVNLSVAVWVGFIALFGIATDDGVIMGTYLKQVFDKERPDSISEIRTSVLHAGQQRVRPAMMTASVAVIALLPVLTSTGKGADIMIPMAIPSFGGMLIQVMTMFIVPVLYSMWQEKKWKKSNNNPRIDETK
- a CDS encoding SHOCT domain-containing protein, producing the protein MHYSDGNFYGMHFIWWLFWIAVVVWFIVAISRKKPETKRETPLEILQKRYANGEISREEYEATKKDLLK
- a CDS encoding NmrA/HSCARG family protein, whose product is MEKKKIIAVVGATGSQGSGLVHAILNDQNGEFRVRAITRNATSDKAKELEKLGAEIVEADVADEKSLIEAFQGAYGAYCVTFFWEHFSPEKEKAHAKNMAEAAKKADLKHVIWSTLEDTRKFIPLDDDRMPTLMEHYKVPHFDAKGESDKLFVNSGVPYTLLLTSFYWDNFINFGMGPQKDENGELAITLPLGDKKLPGIAAEDIGKAAYGIFKAGKTYQGKTVGIAGEKLTGQEMADKFSKVLGKKVKYNAIPASVYRSFDFPGADDLGNMFKFNADFAHEFGKVRDIEHTRKLNPDLMTFEDWLQKNKEKLK